The following coding sequences are from one Plasmodium gaboni strain SY75 chromosome 10, whole genome shotgun sequence window:
- a CDS encoding hypothetical protein (conserved Plasmodium protein, unknown function), translated as MCDNNCEDKKNYMFGPPPFLLSQNVVDSASTTVELDYPLYETGKSREIKNIIQETTINIPKVEYKNKIVEIPRVQYRTYPLIKEVETPIYKDKYVYKNVEVPNKRLRIKPVYREVKVPEIKYVDKYVKRKYKRYKYIPKEIKVPFRPRREIYNEIPIPRYIPENIENCLEKKKMLDTAYRGELPLFQGYDDNIVNMMNPFCTYNQSDNLYDNKMWEGKRKEKEKEKTWNYDILNCLCINNNENETYDNKLYEQAYDPNMIYSSSPYEQITYTPPYQILLERDQKKEEDLFCHKIIEVTSSLLAFTGIAIILMGKLSLHGISLVMKHIKDTKNNNNNNTYLKKNKNEIKDDEAKQHEDITCPPVKKN; from the exons atgtGTGATAATAATTGTGAAGATAAAAAGAACTATATGTTCGGTCCCCCtccatttttattatctcAAAATGTGGTGGATTCGGCTAGTACAACTGTAGAATTGGACTATCCTTTATATGaa ACAGGAAAGAGCAGAGAAATAAAGAACATAATACAAGAAACGACGATAAATATACCCAAGGTAGAATATAAGAACAAAATTGTAGAAATTCCTAGAGTGCAATATCGTACGTATCCATTAATAAAAGAAGTGGAGACAccaatatataaagataagtatgtatataaaaatgttgaAGTACCTAATAAAAGGCTAAGGATAAAACCAGTTTATAGAGAAGTAAAAGTACcagaaataaaatatgtagataaatatgtaaaaagaaaatataaaagatataaatatataccTAAAGAAATAAAAGTACCATTTAGGCCTAGAagagaaatatataatgaaatacCTATACCTAGATATATACCtgaaaatatagaaaattgtctagaaaaaaaaaaaatgttagATACTGCATATAGAGGGGAATTACCATTATTTCAAGgatatgatgataatatagTAAATATGATGAATCCATTTTGTACATATAATCAGTCagataatttatatgataacAAAATGTGGGAaggaaaaagaaaagaaaaagaaaaagaaaaaacatggaattatgatatattaaattgtttatgtattaataataatgaaaatgaaacatatgataataaattatatgaacaaGCATATGATCCCAATATGATATATTCCTCTTCACCTTATGAACAAATCACCTATACACCTCCATATCAAATACTTTTAGAAAGGgatcaaaaaaaagaggAAGATCTATTTTGTCATAAAATAATTGAAGTTACATCTTCTCTTTTGGCTTTTACTGGTATAGCTATTATTTTGATGGGTAAGTTAAGTTTGCATGGTATATCACTAGTAATGAAACATATTAAGgatacaaaaaataataataataataatacatatttgaagaaaaataaaaatgagATAAAGGATGATGAAGCTAAACAGCATGAAGACATAACCTGTCCACCTgtcaaaaaaaattaa